The following are from one region of the Lacinutrix sp. Bg11-31 genome:
- a CDS encoding glycoside hydrolase family 2 TIM barrel-domain containing protein, protein MRKNIFRIILILISASSVFAQADKVTVQKNSDGMKLVVNGEDFMINGMNWGYVPIGKNYSYSLWKQSDDVIKAALDKEMGLLKNMGVNAIRQYTGVQPKWIKYIYENYGIHTMLNHSFGRYGLTIDGVWVPVTDYRDQKTQAMLLNEVTELAEQYKNTPGLLMFLLGNENNYGLFWAGAETEDFPDEEEKRKAVGEKRGRPMYKLMNDAALKIKSIDGSHPVAICNGDLLFSDIVAEECKDVDIYGTNMYRGVSFGDAFEEVKNKLNKPILFTEFGADAFNAINNDEDQESQAYYMVGNWREIYENAAGLGKSGNSIGGFTFQFSDGWWKYGQTKNLEVHDNNASWANGGYSRDLAPGENNMNEEWFGICAKGQTNDRGLYDLYPRAAYYSLKEAHQINPYIDGVDQDFISNHFNNINLMDAVLRARGDKAALKGASSDKIKLSNLRAEFTTYNTGGSLLTTPDNQDPENPNASPSQLGFDHMQSYYIGVEANPAPNMRANVNVNILGNVATNPIDEIFYENRGQSRSVNTDDGNLNLSDLNRLQVYNAEFEWNGKEADVRGFYRTGHYHWGYEGDFFGLYPEANYGPNLDIYNGEISGIEIDAKKGLKGLKAAFGPQLWWGANPAFLLKYSKTFGKYDVTGVYHEDIDDVGEAVTSIAVPLPKTRRATLHVKRDFGNIGVELGGIWGGQPLNGREFQFAEGESGNYIIYTDKINNEDNWGAKAKLTYQKGRFNWYGQGSVMGLVANGGGDQTQTFTGWRLKDSGSGNQTNFLSGFTYSFGNFQIAPNFLWQKPIVAAMPNDVNGTGRLRNIQDDPFAVRANRETTAGELLLTYDPTPGTWMYEWDNDRAEDAKFAMNLGFVYRHHPTAQDAAIGFLANRTAFAFPNAAPAEDLWEINTRIVSKVSPDLGLIANFYTGNGQANGSDERLINRFGGDIRVIYKKIKIVHELKLNDWGPFDYHRDYNLTYPLQTMLDISTTLGKPGWFVLPDTKIGIRGTWRSLDEYSPRYTPNNTASEFSTSPILSPVGFGNGSEWEIRTYIHINIGK, encoded by the coding sequence ATGAGGAAGAACATTTTTAGAATTATTCTAATTTTAATTTCTGCATCATCGGTATTTGCTCAGGCAGATAAAGTAACTGTTCAAAAGAATAGTGACGGTATGAAATTAGTAGTTAATGGAGAGGACTTCATGATTAATGGAATGAATTGGGGCTATGTTCCAATTGGTAAAAATTATTCATATAGTTTATGGAAACAATCAGACGATGTTATAAAAGCTGCACTAGATAAAGAAATGGGACTTCTTAAAAATATGGGAGTTAATGCAATTCGTCAATATACAGGAGTGCAACCAAAATGGATTAAATATATCTACGAAAATTATGGTATTCACACCATGCTTAATCATTCTTTTGGTCGTTATGGTTTAACCATAGATGGGGTTTGGGTTCCTGTAACAGATTATAGAGACCAGAAAACACAAGCGATGTTGTTGAATGAAGTAACAGAACTTGCCGAACAATATAAAAACACTCCAGGTTTATTAATGTTTCTATTAGGAAACGAAAATAATTACGGTTTATTTTGGGCAGGTGCAGAAACTGAAGATTTTCCAGATGAAGAAGAAAAAAGAAAAGCTGTTGGCGAAAAGCGTGGAAGACCAATGTATAAGCTAATGAATGATGCTGCATTGAAAATAAAATCTATAGATGGTTCGCATCCAGTTGCAATATGTAACGGAGATTTATTGTTTTCAGATATTGTAGCTGAAGAATGTAAAGATGTAGACATTTATGGAACAAACATGTATCGAGGTGTTTCTTTTGGTGATGCTTTTGAAGAGGTTAAAAACAAATTAAATAAACCTATTCTTTTTACAGAATTTGGAGCTGATGCATTTAATGCTATAAATAATGATGAAGATCAAGAATCGCAAGCCTATTATATGGTTGGTAATTGGAGAGAGATTTACGAGAATGCTGCTGGTTTAGGTAAATCAGGAAACTCAATTGGAGGTTTTACTTTTCAGTTTAGTGATGGTTGGTGGAAATATGGACAAACAAAAAACTTAGAGGTTCACGATAACAATGCTTCGTGGGCAAATGGTGGATATTCAAGAGATTTAGCACCAGGAGAAAATAACATGAATGAAGAGTGGTTTGGTATCTGTGCTAAAGGGCAAACAAACGATAGAGGTTTATATGATTTATATCCAAGAGCTGCATATTACTCTTTAAAAGAAGCGCATCAAATTAATCCATATATAGATGGTGTAGATCAAGATTTTATCAGTAATCATTTTAATAATATTAATTTAATGGACGCCGTTTTAAGAGCGCGTGGTGATAAAGCAGCTTTAAAAGGAGCAAGTAGCGATAAAATCAAACTTAGTAATCTAAGAGCAGAATTTACAACTTATAATACAGGTGGTTCTTTATTAACAACACCAGATAATCAAGATCCAGAAAACCCAAATGCGTCTCCAAGTCAATTAGGATTCGATCATATGCAATCTTATTATATTGGTGTAGAAGCAAATCCTGCTCCAAACATGAGAGCAAATGTAAACGTTAATATTCTAGGTAATGTAGCAACTAATCCTATAGATGAAATCTTTTATGAGAATAGAGGACAGTCAAGATCGGTAAATACAGACGATGGTAATCTTAATCTTAGCGATTTAAATAGATTACAAGTTTATAATGCAGAATTCGAGTGGAATGGTAAAGAAGCAGATGTTAGAGGTTTTTATAGAACAGGACACTATCATTGGGGTTACGAAGGAGATTTCTTCGGTTTATATCCAGAAGCAAATTACGGACCAAATTTAGATATCTATAATGGAGAAATTTCGGGTATAGAAATAGATGCTAAAAAAGGATTAAAAGGATTAAAAGCAGCTTTCGGGCCACAATTGTGGTGGGGAGCCAATCCTGCGTTTCTATTAAAATATAGTAAAACATTTGGGAAATATGATGTTACAGGAGTGTATCATGAAGATATTGATGATGTAGGTGAAGCTGTAACTTCTATAGCTGTACCATTACCAAAAACACGTAGAGCAACATTACATGTAAAAAGGGATTTTGGTAATATAGGAGTAGAATTAGGTGGTATTTGGGGAGGACAACCTTTAAATGGCAGAGAATTTCAGTTTGCAGAAGGAGAATCTGGTAATTATATAATTTATACAGATAAAATTAATAACGAAGATAATTGGGGAGCCAAAGCAAAACTAACCTACCAAAAAGGACGATTTAATTGGTATGGCCAAGGATCTGTAATGGGATTAGTTGCTAATGGAGGTGGAGACCAAACACAAACATTTACTGGTTGGAGACTAAAGGATTCAGGAAGTGGTAATCAAACAAACTTCCTTTCTGGATTTACTTATTCTTTTGGTAATTTTCAAATAGCTCCAAATTTTTTATGGCAAAAACCAATTGTTGCAGCAATGCCTAACGATGTTAATGGAACAGGTAGATTAAGAAATATTCAAGACGATCCATTTGCCGTTAGAGCAAATAGAGAAACAACTGCAGGAGAACTTTTATTGACTTACGATCCAACACCAGGAACTTGGATGTACGAATGGGATAATGATAGAGCAGAGGATGCTAAATTTGCAATGAATCTTGGTTTTGTATATCGTCACCACCCAACTGCTCAAGATGCTGCAATTGGCTTTTTAGCCAATAGAACAGCATTTGCCTTCCCTAATGCTGCACCAGCCGAAGATTTATGGGAAATAAATACCAGAATAGTTTCTAAGGTAAGTCCAGATTTAGGACTTATAGCAAATTTTTATACAGGTAACGGACAAGCAAACGGAAGCGACGAAAGATTGATCAATCGTTTTGGAGGAGATATTAGAGTTATCTATAAAAAAATAAAAATTGTTCACGAACTTAAATTAAACGATTGGGGACCATTTGATTATCATCGCGATTACAACCTTACCTATCCATTACAAACAATGTTAGATATATCTACAACATTAGGTAAGCCAGGCTGGTTTGTTTTGCCAGATACAAAAATTGGAATTCGTGGAACTTGGCGTTCGCTAGACGAATATTCGCCTAGATACACTCCTAATAACACAGCTTCAGAGTTTTCAACTTCACCTATATTAAGTCCAGTTGGGTTTGGTAATGGTAGCGAATGGGAAATTAGAACATACATACATATTAACATTGGAAAATAA
- a CDS encoding LuxR C-terminal-related transcriptional regulator — protein MYLKHYISLLLTSVLFFHQLEAQELPPINVFTPQQYNGESQNWAISQAQDKTIYVANNVGLLEYNGAKWTRYNSPNETILRSVKVVGNKIYTGCYMEFGFWLKNNFGILEYTSLSKNKQFSLIEDEQFWQIINLDNWLLFSSLNRIYIYNTIDESFRIIESESTITKLFKVDNAIYFQDLDIGIYKIVNGKKSIFIDHNSVRENSIINIFSYQGKLLVQTENKGVFEFYKGTLSPWDKEINKTLSNYSLYSSIKLKDGGFAFGTISNGVIILDKNGELVHEINQNLGLSNNTVLSVFEDVDSNIWLGLDNGINCINSKSPIKIFYDSKGQLGSVYASAIYNGNLYLGTNQGLFYRDVNNATQSFRFIEGTQGQVWCLQIIDKQLFCGHNSGTYLIVGNQAKNISNAKGTWSIKTIKGKPNLLLQGNYNGLNILEKENGVWSFKNKIEGFDISSRFFELVDSTTIFVNHEYKGVYKIDVDDAFTNVKTIDIKSVSKGLHSSLFKYNNGVYYVFREGFYKYNFNEDKFLIDSLISRSFKPENYTSGKLIHDLESNTLWGFTKTDIIHVKPGKLSNKPEIKEIALPTSFRNSVISYENIIHVNGSKYLFGTNSGYLIFDINRFENTKETIALKTIASSKSNGKSKSLSILESADLEPYENNIEFTYCLTQFNKFKVTEYQHQLLGIYNEWSDWTTEPKVLYKNLPSGDYTFNVRARVGENVSKNTSTYQFYINKTWYASNVAVIIYVLSAILLILLLHYFFNNYHKRQREKILSKAQRDLEHKELENKQQQMQFKNQQLHQDIESKSRELAIATMSLIKKNEFLNSIKTELNSKGSDANIKSVIKIIDKNINTTDDWKFFQEAFNNADKDFLKKLKTVHSTLTPNDLKLCAYLRLNLSSKEIAPLLNISPRSVEVKRYRLRKKMNLPHETSLANYIIEL, from the coding sequence ATGTATTTAAAACACTATATATCATTATTACTGACTTCTGTATTGTTTTTTCATCAATTAGAAGCTCAAGAATTACCACCAATAAATGTATTTACACCACAACAATATAATGGTGAGAGCCAGAATTGGGCAATTTCTCAAGCGCAAGACAAAACAATATATGTTGCTAACAATGTTGGTCTTTTAGAATATAATGGTGCTAAATGGACAAGGTATAACTCTCCAAATGAAACTATTTTACGCTCAGTAAAAGTTGTTGGTAATAAAATTTATACAGGTTGCTATATGGAGTTCGGTTTTTGGTTAAAAAACAACTTTGGCATTTTAGAATACACTTCACTTTCTAAGAATAAACAATTTTCTTTAATAGAAGACGAACAGTTTTGGCAAATAATAAATTTAGATAATTGGCTGCTGTTTAGTTCTTTAAATCGAATTTATATTTATAACACTATAGATGAGAGTTTTAGAATAATAGAATCAGAATCTACTATAACCAAACTGTTTAAAGTAGATAATGCTATTTATTTTCAAGACCTAGACATAGGTATTTATAAAATTGTTAATGGCAAGAAATCTATTTTTATTGACCATAATAGTGTAAGAGAAAATAGTATAATAAATATTTTTAGTTATCAAGGTAAACTTTTGGTACAAACAGAAAACAAAGGTGTTTTCGAATTTTACAAAGGCACTTTATCTCCATGGGATAAAGAGATTAATAAAACATTGTCTAACTATAGCTTGTATAGTAGTATTAAACTTAAAGATGGTGGATTTGCTTTTGGGACCATTTCTAACGGAGTTATTATATTAGATAAAAATGGAGAATTAGTACATGAAATAAATCAAAATTTAGGCTTAAGTAATAATACTGTGCTTTCTGTTTTCGAGGATGTAGATAGTAACATCTGGCTAGGTTTAGATAATGGTATTAATTGTATTAATAGTAAATCTCCAATAAAGATATTTTATGATTCTAAAGGACAATTAGGTTCCGTTTATGCTTCAGCAATATATAACGGCAATTTGTATTTAGGTACAAATCAAGGTTTGTTTTATAGAGACGTTAATAATGCAACGCAATCATTTCGTTTTATTGAAGGTACTCAAGGTCAAGTTTGGTGTTTACAAATAATAGACAAACAATTGTTTTGTGGTCATAATTCTGGTACTTATTTAATAGTAGGAAATCAGGCTAAAAACATTTCAAATGCTAAAGGGACGTGGTCTATAAAAACTATTAAAGGAAAACCTAACTTACTATTACAAGGTAATTATAATGGTTTAAATATTCTTGAAAAAGAAAATGGTGTTTGGAGTTTTAAAAATAAAATTGAAGGTTTCGATATTTCTTCGCGTTTTTTCGAATTAGTTGATAGTACAACTATTTTTGTTAATCACGAATACAAAGGTGTATATAAAATTGATGTAGATGATGCTTTTACAAATGTTAAAACCATAGATATTAAATCGGTTAGTAAAGGGTTGCATTCTAGTTTGTTTAAGTATAATAATGGTGTGTATTATGTGTTTAGAGAAGGCTTTTATAAGTATAATTTTAATGAAGACAAGTTCTTGATTGACAGCTTAATAAGCAGATCTTTTAAGCCGGAAAACTATACGTCTGGTAAATTAATTCACGATTTAGAATCTAACACACTTTGGGGATTTACAAAAACTGATATTATTCATGTAAAGCCAGGGAAACTATCAAACAAGCCAGAGATTAAAGAAATTGCATTACCCACAAGTTTTAGGAATAGTGTAATTAGTTATGAGAATATTATTCATGTTAATGGTAGTAAATATCTTTTTGGCACCAATTCTGGGTACTTAATTTTTGATATAAATAGATTTGAAAATACAAAAGAAACTATTGCATTAAAAACCATAGCAAGCAGTAAGTCTAATGGTAAATCTAAATCTTTAAGTATATTAGAATCTGCCGATTTAGAACCTTATGAAAACAATATTGAGTTTACTTACTGCTTAACTCAGTTTAATAAATTTAAGGTTACAGAATATCAGCATCAATTGCTTGGGATATATAACGAATGGAGCGATTGGACCACAGAACCTAAAGTGTTATATAAAAATTTACCATCAGGAGATTACACCTTTAATGTTAGAGCGAGAGTAGGTGAAAATGTTTCAAAAAACACTTCAACCTATCAATTTTATATCAACAAAACTTGGTATGCTTCTAATGTTGCAGTTATAATTTATGTTCTTAGTGCTATTTTATTAATCCTTTTGTTGCATTATTTTTTTAATAACTATCATAAAAGACAAAGAGAGAAAATATTAAGTAAAGCTCAACGAGATTTAGAGCATAAAGAGTTGGAAAATAAGCAACAGCAAATGCAATTTAAAAACCAACAATTACATCAAGACATAGAAAGTAAAAGCAGGGAGCTTGCTATAGCTACTATGAGTTTGATTAAAAAGAACGAATTCTTAAATAGTATTAAAACGGAACTAAACAGTAAAGGTTCTGATGCTAATATTAAGTCTGTAATTAAAATAATTGATAAAAATATAAACACTACAGACGATTGGAAGTTTTTTCAAGAAGCCTTTAATAATGCTGATAAAGATTTTCTTAAAAAATTAAAAACAGTACACAGTACATTAACACCAAATGATCTTAAATTATGTGCGTATCTTAGATTAAATCTATCTTCTAAAGAAATAGCACCTTTGCTAAATATCTCTCCAAGAAGTGTTGAAGTAAAACGTTATCGTTTACGAAAGAAAATGAATTTACCTCACGAAACAAGCTTAGCGAACTACATCATCGAGTTATAA